One part of the Limnochordia bacterium genome encodes these proteins:
- a CDS encoding L-threonylcarbamoyladenylate synthase, which yields MCGGINLEQLDKAAQTLREGGLVAFPTETVYGLGANALDDEAVLGIFQAKGRPQDNPLIVHIAEVEQLSSIVEVIPPSAEVLMQRFWPGPLSLIFKKSEQIPLRTSGGLDTVAVRMPDHAVALALLSHAKVPVAAPSANISGRPSPTTASHVLADLAGKIDCIIDGGATGIGVESTVLDLTSTPPMVLRPGGITLEELRGILGRVEMDPSLIKQDGSVRVARAPGMKYRHYAPKANVYLVLHRYAVEQRVSSLANRLVEEGKRVAIMAPAESIAAYTNGRIHLEVMGQAEKPATVAANLYSLLRKMDSCGIDDIVVQGIEEKGLGFAVMNRLRKAAGGKVL from the coding sequence ATGTGTGGGGGGATCAATCTAGAACAGTTGGACAAAGCCGCCCAGACTTTGCGGGAAGGTGGTCTTGTAGCCTTTCCCACAGAGACCGTCTATGGCTTAGGTGCAAATGCCCTCGACGATGAGGCTGTTTTGGGCATCTTCCAAGCGAAGGGTCGACCCCAGGATAACCCACTGATCGTACACATCGCCGAGGTTGAACAGTTGTCTTCTATTGTGGAGGTGATCCCACCCTCTGCCGAAGTACTGATGCAAAGGTTTTGGCCCGGTCCCCTCTCGTTAATCTTTAAGAAGAGCGAGCAAATTCCCCTAAGAACTTCGGGCGGGCTTGATACCGTAGCCGTACGTATGCCCGATCACGCTGTTGCCTTGGCGTTGTTATCTCACGCAAAGGTGCCGGTTGCAGCCCCGAGTGCCAATATTTCAGGGAGGCCTTCCCCAACAACCGCCTCCCACGTTCTAGCGGATCTTGCAGGAAAAATTGACTGTATTATTGATGGTGGGGCGACAGGGATCGGCGTGGAATCTACGGTATTGGATCTAACCAGCACACCGCCCATGGTATTGCGGCCCGGTGGAATCACCCTAGAAGAACTCAGGGGAATTCTAGGTAGAGTGGAGATGGACCCTTCCTTGATTAAACAGGATGGCTCGGTGCGCGTTGCAAGGGCCCCGGGTATGAAGTACCGCCACTACGCTCCTAAGGCCAATGTGTATTTGGTATTGCACAGGTATGCTGTTGAGCAAAGGGTAAGTTCCCTAGCCAACCGGCTGGTTGAAGAAGGGAAGCGGGTGGCGATTATGGCTCCGGCAGAGAGTATTGCCGCCTATACCAATGGTCGGATTCACTTGGAGGTAATGGGGCAAGCAGAGAAACCAGCTACCGTTGCAGCCAATTTGTACAGTTTATTACGGAAAATGGACTCCTGCGGCATAGATGATATTGTGGTCCAAGGGATTGAAGAAAAGGGATTAGGCTTTGCTGTGATGAATCGTCTGCGGAAGGCCGCAGGGGGTAAGGTTTTGTAA
- the rpiB gene encoding ribose 5-phosphate isomerase B, with translation MIVGLGSDHAGVELKAAIAEYLQTLNIQYMDLGTDSDQSVDYPDFAVKVAEAITSGKCQRGILVCGTGIGMCMAANKMRGIRAAVCSDTFSARASREHNDANILCLGARVVGVGLALELVDTWLRAEFQGDHPRHRRRVDKMMGLENM, from the coding sequence GTGATTGTTGGATTAGGTAGTGATCATGCAGGTGTGGAGCTGAAGGCTGCCATTGCAGAGTATCTTCAGACGCTAAATATACAATATATGGATTTGGGGACAGATTCCGATCAATCTGTGGACTACCCTGATTTTGCCGTGAAGGTCGCCGAGGCGATCACTAGCGGTAAGTGTCAGCGGGGCATTTTGGTTTGCGGTACAGGGATAGGCATGTGTATGGCCGCAAATAAAATGCGCGGGATTCGGGCGGCGGTTTGCAGTGATACCTTTTCCGCCCGGGCGAGTAGAGAACACAATGATGCCAATATTCTTTGTCTCGGTGCTAGGGTTGTGGGTGTAGGCCTAGCACTGGAGCTTGTTGATACCTGGCTACGTGCGGAGTTTCAAGGAGATCATCCGCGGCATAGGCGACGGGTGGACAAAATGATGGGTTTGGAAAATATGTAG
- a CDS encoding cytidine/deoxycytidylate deaminase family protein — protein sequence MRPSWDEYFMEIAELVAKRSTCLRRHVGAVLVRDKRIIATGYNGAPANLPHCLEVGCLRQQQAIPSGQRHELCRGIHAEQNAIIQAALYGTSTKDSTLYVTHQPCVLCAKMLINAGIVRVVYGGDYPDEAAAQLLDEAGIKIDAVRP from the coding sequence TTGCGTCCTAGTTGGGATGAGTATTTCATGGAGATTGCTGAGCTTGTGGCCAAGCGATCCACGTGCTTGCGCCGTCATGTAGGAGCAGTGCTTGTCAGGGATAAGAGGATCATTGCAACGGGCTATAATGGTGCTCCCGCCAATCTGCCCCATTGCCTGGAGGTTGGATGCCTAAGGCAACAGCAGGCTATTCCCTCGGGACAACGGCATGAGCTTTGCCGGGGGATCCATGCGGAGCAAAACGCGATTATCCAGGCGGCCTTGTATGGTACAAGTACTAAGGATAGTACGTTATACGTAACCCATCAACCCTGTGTTCTATGCGCGAAGATGTTGATCAATGCTGGAATTGTGCGGGTAGTATATGGTGGCGACTATCCCGATGAGGCGGCAGCGCAGCTTCTAGATGAGGCCGGCATAAAGATTGATGCTGTACGTCCATAG